TCGACCTGAAGGCCCAGCTCGACGAGTCCGCGCCGCTCGTCATCGGTGTGGTGCTGGCGCTCGGGTTCGTGCTCCTGCTCGTCGCCCTGCAGGCACCGCTGATCGCGCTCCTCGGCACGCTCGCCAGCCTGCTGTCGACGGCCGCCGCCTTCGGCGTCGCGCGGCTGGTCTTCCAGGAGGGCTGGGGGAGCGACGTCCTCGGGTTCGAGTCGCAAGGCTTCCTCGACGCGTGGGCGCCGGTGTTCTTCTTCGCGATGATCTTCGCGATCGCGATGGACTACACGGTCTTCCTGCTCGCGTCGGCCAAGGAGCACTACGAGCGCTCGGGCGATCCGAAGGACGCGATGGTGGGCTCGCTGGCCCACAGCGGCCGCGTCATCTTCGCCGCGGGCGCGGTGATGGTGGCGGTCTTCTTCACCTTCGCACTCTCCGGGCCGCTGGCGCCGAAGGAGATGGGCATCGTGCTCGGCACCGCGGTGCTGCTCGACGCCCTGCTCGTGCGCCTCGTGCTCCTGCCGGTGCTGCTGCGCCTGACCGGGCACGCGGCCTGGGCCTCGCCGGCGTGGCTGCGCCGCGTCTTGCCTCGCGTCACCTTCGCCCACGGCTGATCACTGCCCACCCCTTTTCCGAGAACCCAGGAGGAATCCCATGTGTCGACCGACGAGCTGCAAGAAGTGCGGCAAGGTGACGTGGGCCGGCTGCGGCATGCACGTGCAGCAGGTGATGGCCGGCGTGCCGCGCGACCAGCGCTGCCTCGGGCACGAGGCCGAACCGCGCACCGGACTGCTGGCCCGCCTGTTGGGACGGGGCTGACGGTGGCCGCGCCGGGTGCTTCCCTGGGCTCGTGGAGTCGGGGGAGCACGGCCGTGACGGGGGCGGCGCACGCCGCCCCCACGGCACCCGGCGCGGCACCCGGCGCGGCGCTCGTCCTGGACCTGGACCTGGGCCTGGACCTGGGCCACACGCTCGGGTCCGAGCCTGGCTCCGTGCCGCCGCCGCGGCCGCGCGGAGCGCAGCCGAGGCGCGCGTGCCGTCCTGACCCCGTTCCTCGGTGGTCGACGCGCACGGGGGCCTGCCCCCCATGAGCAGTGTCCTGCTCGCGCTGGCGCTGGGCGCGCTGATCGGCGGCGTCCTGGGCGGGCTGGGCGGTGGGGGAGCGGTGCTCACCGTCCCGGCGCTCGTCTACCTGCTGCACCAGCCCGTCGCCGAGGCGACGGCCGGGAGCCTGGTGGTCGTCGGTGCCTCGGCCCTGGCCGGCCTGGCGACCTATGCGCGGTCCCGCCTCGTCGAGTGGCGGGTCGGGGCTCTCCTCGTCGTGGTGGGCCTGCCGGCGACGTCCGTGGGCACCCTGCTGAGCCACCGGGTCGACCCCGACGTGCTGCTGCTGCTGGGCTTCGCCGGCGTGATGCTGCTCGCCGCGGTCCCGCTGTTCCGCGACGGCCCGGGTGCCGATCCCGCCGAGCCGCCCGGCCCGACAGCGGCGGCGGCGCGGCGTACGCCGTGGGTGCCGACCGTGCTCGCGGCGACCGTGGTCGGGGCCCTGACCGGTTGCTTCGGCGTCGGCGGCGGGTTCGTCGTCGTCCCGGCCCTCGTCCTCGGGCTGCGGCTGCCCGTGCAACGCGCGGTCGGCACCTCCTTGCTGGTGGTGGCGGCCAACGCGGCGCTCGCGCTGGGTGGGCGGGTCGCGGGGGCGGACCTCGACCCGGAGGTGCTCGTGCCGTTCGCTGCCGCCGCGGTGGGCACGAGCGTGGTGGCGGCGAGGTGGGCGCCCCGGTTGCCGGCCCGTCCGCTGCGCCGCGGGTTCGCCGCGCTCCTCGTCGTCGTCGCGGTGGGCACGGCGCTCGCGGCGGCGGGCGTCCCACCCTCAGGATCGTCCTGAGGGTGGAGGGTGGAGCTCATCCGGGGGGTGCATGACGCTGTGACGGGGTCCGAGGATGCGGACCGTCCAGCCGCGCGTAGACCACCCCGGTCGCGGCGTCGACCACCTCGACGGCCGCGCCGGGCAGGTCCAGCGGTGGACGCACGACGGTGGTGCCGCGCGCCGCGCGCACGCTGAGGTAGGCGCCGTCGCCCGTCCGCAGGTCGGCGCTCAGCACGAGCAGGTCGAGCTCGCGGCTCGCCTCGATGTGCAGCTGCCCGTCGACGACCAGCACCGCCGCGGCGGTCACCGGTGGTACGCCGGGTGGTGCGGGCAGGCGCCCCGGTGGCGCAGGCGGCAGCGCAGTTCGCGGTGGAGTCGTCGCAGCAAGGGATCACCTTCGTCGGTCGGCGGTGCCGGAGGGCGGTGGACGGGCGGCCCGCGCACCCCCGGCGTCCGGGCCCCCCGGGCCGGGCACCCGGGGGCGCGGCGAGGCCCACCCCGGCTGACGTCGGTGTCGGCAGCTGCACCGTAGGCGAGGCCGGACCCTCCTCGCTGCCGACCGATCGACCCCGGGTCGACCGGCCGACGCCGTGTGTCGGTCGATCGGAGGACACGGCGTCGCCGCACGTCCGGGCGCCTTGCGGACCGTCACGTGGACCCCCATCCTGGGTCGCGTCGCACGACCGGCGCCGTCGGTGGGACACGACCCCGGCAGCCCCGGCAGGAGGCAGGATGATCACGGTCGCCGTCGGCGACGACCACCCGGTCGTGCGCGCGGGCCTGGTGCAGATCCTCGCCGCCGCCCCGGACGTGCGCGTGGTGGCCGAGGCGGACGACGGGGAGGAGCTCCTCGCGGCGGTCCGGCACCACCGGCCGGACGTCGCGCTCTCCGACTTCCGGATGCCCGTCCTCGACGGCGCGGCCGTCGCCGCGCAGGCCACCGCCGAGGGCCTCGGGACGCGGGTGCTGCTGCTCTCGGCGTACGCCGACCCCGCGATCGTCTTCCGCTGCGTCGAGAGCGGGGCCGCCGGCTTCCTGTCCAAGGACGCCGACCGGGCCACGCTCCTGCGCGCCCTCCGCGAGGTGGCGGCCGGACGTGACTTCCTGCCGCCGGACCTCGTGCCCGACCTCATGGACGAGGTCCGGCGGCGGCGCACCGCGACGCCGGCCGTGACGCTGAGCGCCCGGGAGCGCGAGATCCTCGAGGCGGTGGCGGCGGGCCTGTCCGCGCCCGCGATCGCGGCCGAGGCGCACCTGTCGCTCTCGACGGTGAAGACCTACCTGCAGCGGGTCTACGAGAAGCTCGGCGTCGGCGACCGGGGCGCGGCGGTCGCGGAGGCCATGCGCCGGGGTCTCCTGCGGTGAGGGTCCACCCCGGCTCCCGGGTGCTCGCCTCGGTGCACGTGGTGACGGCCCTGCTCCGCCTGGCTCTCCTGGTGCCCCTCGTCGTGCTGGTGCCGGTGCTGGCGGACGTCGGCGACGCGAGCCCCGGCTACCTCGTCGGGCTCGGCGTGTTCGCCCTGTGGGGCGCGTTCACGCTGGCCTGGTCCTCGACCCGTCCCGTGCCGCCGTGGGCGGGGCCGGCCAGCATCGCGGTGGACCTCGTCCTGCTCGTGGCGATGGCGGCCGGGTCGGCCGGGGCGACGTCGTACATCTCCCCGGTCTTCTACCTCTACCCGATCTTCACGGTGTTCTACTACCGCCCGCTCCTCACGGCGGTCGTGGGCGGTGTCGTGGCCGGCGGGTACGCCGCGGTGTGGCTCCAGAACTTCGCCGTGCGCGGCGGGCCGTACGTCTCGGGCGTCGTGTGGATGCACTTCCTCCTGCTCGCCTGGATGGCCCTGACGACGACGGCGCTCTCCCTCGTGCTGGCCCACCGGGCGCGCGCGGAGACGGCGGGGCGGGCGGTGCAGGACGAATTGACCGCGCAGCTGCTCGCGGCCGACTTCCGGGCGAGCACCCGCCTGGCCGACGACCTCCACGACGGCCCGCTGCAGGACGTCATCGCCGTGCGCCGCCTCCTCGAGCAGGTCGCCGACACCTCGCCCGAGCCGGCGCGGGTCGCGGCGGCCGCGGCCCTGCTCGAGGACGTCACCGCCCACCTCCGCGGCACCGTCGCCAACCTCCACCCGCAGGTGCTCTCGCAGCTGGGGCTCGAGGCGGCGGTGCAGGAGCTGGGACGTCAGGCCGACCGCGCCGGCGGGGTGCCCGTCACGGTCGTCACCGAGCCGGTGGGGGACCTCGGGGCCGACCGGGCCTACGCCCTCTTCGCCGCAGGGCGCGAGCTGCTCAGCAACGTCCAGCGCCATGCCGGAGCCCGGGAGGTGCTGGTGGAGCTGTGCCGCGACGGCGACCGGGTGGAGCTGTCGGTCTGCGACGACGGGATCGGCATGCCGGCGGGGCGCGCGCCCGGCGACCACGTGGGCGCCGGGCACATCGGGCTCGCCTCGCACGCGCTGCGGCTCCGCAGCCTCGGGGGTTCCCTCCAGCTCGCGCCCCGGCACCCCCGCGGTCTCATCGCGCGGGCGACGCTGCCGGTCGAGGGCCGGGGGACGGTGGCCTAGCGGCGTCCCGCCGCAGTCAGCGCAGCCCCTCGCGGAACACCTGGTGGAAAACCTCGGCGTTGCCGCCCGCCGGCGTGCTCAAGCCCAGCTCGCGGTTGGTGCGGAGGTAGTCGGAGAACCCCGGCAGCCGCTGCGCCTCGACGCCGTCGATCCGCCGGAACCCCATGGTCCACTCGGGAAACGCGCGCTCGGTGATCTGCTCGTTGAGCACGATGAAGAGGCCCCGGTGCCGCGGGTCGGCGAGGATGCGGCCGAAGGTGGCGTGCACGGCCGCGTCCGGCCCCTCGAGGGTCTGCACGAAGCTGCCGTCCGCGTAGAGGAGCGCACCGGTCAGGTCCGCGGCGTGGTTGGCGGCGCGCGACTGGCGCAGCAGGTCCTCGAGCTCCTCGGGCGACATCGGCTCCACGGCGCTGCTGAGGTAGGTCAACGAGATCATGGGTCACCTGCTCCTCAGTGCTGTCGGGCCTCCCCATCGTCACACGCCGGGCGTACGTCGTCGCGCGGCCCCCTGCCGTCCCGCGGGTCCGTGGAGCCCTGGTCACCCGTGCGGGCGAGCGGGCGACGTACCTGAACGGAGGCTGTGACCTTCGCCAGAACGCCGTCGATGATGTCGCACGCGTTGCCGGGCCCACGTACATTGCGTCTGGCCCTCGTCCACGTTCAGGAGAAGACGTGTCCGTCACACCCCCGAGCCCCTCCGGCCGTCGCGCCGCTCCCAAGCGTCGCGCGCGCTCGAAGCGCCGGCACACCGTGGCGACCGTCATCACCGCCACTGCAGCGACGCTGTGCATGGTGACCGCCCTCGGCGTCGCCTTCACCGTGCGTCAGCTCGACAACGGGATCAACACCTTCGCCAACCAGGACGAGGCGCTGGGCGACGACCGTCCGGAGAAGGCCGACGCCGACACCCCGGAGGAGCCGCTCAACATCCTCCTCGTCGGGTCCGACGCCAACAACCCCGACAACGGGGCGCGCTCCGACACCACGATCATCATGCACCTCTCGGGCGACCGGGAGTTCGCCTACGGCGTGAGCCTCCCGCGGGACGCGCTCGTCGACCGGCCCGAGTGCCTCGCGCCGGACGGCTCGGAGGTGCCGGGCGAGGACATGGTCATGTTCAACACGGCCTACAGCGAGGGCGGTGCCCTCTGCACGCAGCGGACCGTCGAGTCGCTCACCGACATCCGCATCGACGCGACGATCGAGATGGACTTCGGCGGGTTCGAGGACATGGTCGACGCCATCGGCGGCGTCGAGATCTGCCTGACCGAGCCGATCCGGGCGAGCCGCTACAACAAGGCGCTGCCGAAGGAGGGCACCTTCACGGCGAACGGCGAGGAGGCGCTCATCTACGTGCGCGAGCGCCACCAGCTCTCGATCAACGGCGACGTCGGCCGCATGAAGCGTCAGCAGGCCTTCCTCGCCTCGATGGCCAACAAGGTGGTGTCGGCGGAGACGCTGACGAGCCCCACCCGTGTCGCCAACTTCGTGAACGCCGTCTTCGACTCGATGACCATCACCGACGGCTACAACAACATCAGCTCGCTCGTCGACATCGCCACCGGTTTCAACGGCATCGGCGTCGACAACATCAACTTCCTCACGGTGCCCAACGAGGAGTACCCCGAGGACCGCAACCGCCTCGTCTGGACCGACGAGGCCGACGACCTGTGGGCCCTCATCCGCGAGGACAAGCCCCTGACGTCCGAGTTCCTCACCGGCGCCATCGGCGCCGAGGAGAGCGGCGGCAGCGTCAACACGGGCGAGCCGTCGGCGTCGCCGACCGACCCCGGCAGCACCGCCACGGACCCGTCGACCACCGCGACCGACGACCCCGTCGACAGCGACCCGACGGACGACGAGGAGTTCAACGCCGAGGACTTCGCCGCCAGCAACGGTCTCTGCTGAATGCCCGAGCAGGAGACGCGGCCCGACCCCGAGCCCGAGTGGCAGCGCAAGCGCCGCCTCGCGGCGATCTTCGGTGACGCGCTGCCCGAGCAGACCGGCGACGACACCGATCGCGGCGAGCCGGGCGACGCGCGCGGCGGCGAGGCGGCCTCCGACGCGTGGCTCCGGGCGCAGGTCCCGCCGCACCATGGCTGACGCCGGGCCCACGGTCGCGGCGAGCGCCCTCCGCGAGATCGTCGTCGTCCCGCCCGTGCCGGCGCTGCTGCCCGAGCACGCGGGACTCGTCGACCCGGTGGCCGAGCTGCGCGCCGCCGTCACCTCTGCCGTCGCGGGGCTCCGCGCCGCGGGCGGCTCGGTCGGCGTGCTCGGCTCACCGGCCGCGGCCCGCGTCGCGGACCACCTCCTCGACGGGGTTCCGCACGCGTCGTACGACGCGGAGCGAGCGCCCACCGATCCCGCCGACCCCGTCGGCCTGCTGGTGCTGGGCAACGGCTCGGCCATGCGCACCGAGAAGGCCCCCGGCCACCTCGACGCGCGGGCCGAGGGCTTCGACGCCGCGCTGGGGGCGGCCCTCGCGGCGGCGGACGGTGCGGCGCTGGCCGACGTCGACGGAGCACTGGGACGTGACCTGTGGGCCGAGGTCGAGCCGCTCCGCGACCTCGGGCGGCTGCTGCGCGCCACCGGGAGCGCCTGGCGCGTCGACGTGACCTACGACGACGCGCCGTACGGCGTGCAGTACTGGGTCGCGCGCCTCACCCCCGCCTGACCGCTCTCACGCGTGCTCCTCGGTGGAGTGCGAGTCGGTGAGGGTGCGGGCGCCCACCACGGTGATCATCGCGACGAGCGCGGCGAGGACGGCGAAGCCGATCCGCTGGCTGTGGAGGAACTGCTCCGTGACGGTCGACGACCACGCCCCGAGCGGGAGCGTCGTGCCCATGACGGCGGCGGTGACGGTGCCGACGACCGCGACGCCGAGGGAGTTGCCGATCTCCTGCGAGGTGTCGTTGAGGGCGGAGCCGAGCGAGGTGTGGGACTCGGGCAGCGCCTCGACGAGCGCGACGGCCGAGGTCGTCACGACGAGCCGCATCGCGACGGCGAGCAGTCCGAGCCCGACGGCGAAGACCGGGTAGCCGGCGTCGAGCGCGACGACGAGCACCAGGAGCGCCACGACGAGCAGCGAGCTGCCCGCGACGGCGGTCAGGCGGTGGCCGACCCGGTCGACGAGCACGTCGGTCAACGGCCCGGCGAGGAACATGCCGGCCACCATCGGCAGCGTGCCGAACCCGGCGACGACGGGGGACCAGCCCCAGGCGTACTGGAACAGCTGCGTCGACGAGAACGCCACCCCCACCATCGCGACCATCACGCCGGACTGGAGCAGCGCGCTGCCGCGCACGGTGGGCAGGGCGAACAGGCGCAGGTCGAGCATCGGGTGCGTCGCGCGCCGCTCGCGGCGGACGAAGCCGAGGGCGGCGGCGACGGCCGCGACGGCCACGCCGAGCGTGACGGGGGCGTACCAGCCCTCCTCGACCGCCAGCGTGAGCGACAGCAGGCCGAGCCCGAGCGTGGCGACCGAGAGCAGCGCGCCC
This Nocardioides alkalitolerans DNA region includes the following protein-coding sequences:
- a CDS encoding sulfite exporter TauE/SafE family protein; translated protein: MSSVLLALALGALIGGVLGGLGGGGAVLTVPALVYLLHQPVAEATAGSLVVVGASALAGLATYARSRLVEWRVGALLVVVGLPATSVGTLLSHRVDPDVLLLLGFAGVMLLAAVPLFRDGPGADPAEPPGPTAAAARRTPWVPTVLAATVVGALTGCFGVGGGFVVVPALVLGLRLPVQRAVGTSLLVVAANAALALGGRVAGADLDPEVLVPFAAAAVGTSVVAARWAPRLPARPLRRGFAALLVVVAVGTALAAAGVPPSGSS
- a CDS encoding response regulator transcription factor, whose protein sequence is MITVAVGDDHPVVRAGLVQILAAAPDVRVVAEADDGEELLAAVRHHRPDVALSDFRMPVLDGAAVAAQATAEGLGTRVLLLSAYADPAIVFRCVESGAAGFLSKDADRATLLRALREVAAGRDFLPPDLVPDLMDEVRRRRTATPAVTLSAREREILEAVAAGLSAPAIAAEAHLSLSTVKTYLQRVYEKLGVGDRGAAVAEAMRRGLLR
- a CDS encoding BLUF domain-containing protein; the encoded protein is MISLTYLSSAVEPMSPEELEDLLRQSRAANHAADLTGALLYADGSFVQTLEGPDAAVHATFGRILADPRHRGLFIVLNEQITERAFPEWTMGFRRIDGVEAQRLPGFSDYLRTNRELGLSTPAGGNAEVFHQVFREGLR
- a CDS encoding LCP family protein, with protein sequence MSVTPPSPSGRRAAPKRRARSKRRHTVATVITATAATLCMVTALGVAFTVRQLDNGINTFANQDEALGDDRPEKADADTPEEPLNILLVGSDANNPDNGARSDTTIIMHLSGDREFAYGVSLPRDALVDRPECLAPDGSEVPGEDMVMFNTAYSEGGALCTQRTVESLTDIRIDATIEMDFGGFEDMVDAIGGVEICLTEPIRASRYNKALPKEGTFTANGEEALIYVRERHQLSINGDVGRMKRQQAFLASMANKVVSAETLTSPTRVANFVNAVFDSMTITDGYNNISSLVDIATGFNGIGVDNINFLTVPNEEYPEDRNRLVWTDEADDLWALIREDKPLTSEFLTGAIGAEESGGSVNTGEPSASPTDPGSTATDPSTTATDDPVDSDPTDDEEFNAEDFAASNGLC
- a CDS encoding MFS transporter; this translates as MTAVPTPTTTPSAPPSPRTTPSRPRPTSLRAAAPALLALCLTMLVEMVDNSILTVALPTIGRDLAVGPTGLQWIVGAYALTFGGLLLIGGTLGDLLGRRRMLLVGLAGFGLSSLLVLAATEAWHLIAVRALCGVFAALIAPGTMSLMFRLFDDEQLRRRAIGLIVSVAMLGVVLGPVLGGLAVTHLPWQVLLVVNAPVAVVAWWGVRRGIPADHPADLRAGGTDVPGALLSVATLGLGLLSLTLAVEEGWYAPVTLGVAVAAVAAALGFVRRERRATHPMLDLRLFALPTVRGSALLQSGVMVAMVGVAFSSTQLFQYAWGWSPVVAGFGTLPMVAGMFLAGPLTDVLVDRVGHRLTAVAGSSLLVVALLVLVVALDAGYPVFAVGLGLLAVAMRLVVTTSAVALVEALPESHTSLGSALNDTSQEIGNSLGVAVVGTVTAAVMGTTLPLGAWSSTVTEQFLHSQRIGFAVLAALVAMITVVGARTLTDSHSTEEHA